From Pelosinus fermentans DSM 17108, the proteins below share one genomic window:
- the gabT gene encoding 4-aminobutyrate--2-oxoglutarate transaminase translates to MSIAETKTEKLIQRKNNAVARGIANSTGVFVEKASGAVITDVEGREFLDFYAGVGVLNVGHCPEPVVKAVQKQAEQLLHSFFAIAMYEPYVELAEKMNSLMPGGSLKKTMFANSGAEAVENAVKIARHATKRTGIISFEGAFHGRTFMTMSLTSKVKPYKYGFGPFAPETYKVPSAYCYRCHYRTTHPGCGMHCLENFERFFTAEIDAEHIAAMIIEPVQGEGGFIVPPPEFLPGLKAICESKGILFIADEVQTGFGRTGKMFAIENWGVEPDIMTTAKSIAAGMPLSAVTGKAEYMDAPDAGNIGGTYGGNPLACAAGLETIKFIEDNNLCSRAAQIGSTAMKRLKELQERCTVVGDVRGIGAMIGIELVKDRQTKEPAKEITSKVVKYCLEQGVMLISAGIFSNVIRLLIPLVVTDEQLDRGLTVLEQSILRAAKEG, encoded by the coding sequence ATGAGTATTGCAGAAACCAAGACAGAAAAATTGATTCAGAGAAAAAACAATGCAGTTGCGAGGGGAATTGCCAATTCCACAGGTGTTTTTGTAGAGAAAGCCAGCGGAGCGGTGATTACCGATGTAGAAGGTAGAGAATTTCTTGATTTTTATGCAGGTGTAGGGGTTTTAAATGTTGGGCATTGCCCGGAACCTGTGGTGAAGGCCGTACAAAAACAAGCAGAGCAATTACTTCATTCGTTTTTTGCTATCGCTATGTATGAACCCTACGTAGAGTTGGCAGAAAAGATGAATTCCCTGATGCCGGGCGGGTCTTTAAAAAAGACCATGTTTGCCAATAGTGGTGCGGAAGCCGTGGAAAATGCGGTTAAAATTGCTCGCCATGCTACAAAAAGAACAGGGATTATTTCTTTCGAAGGCGCATTTCATGGGCGAACATTTATGACCATGAGTCTTACCAGTAAGGTGAAGCCCTATAAATATGGTTTTGGACCTTTTGCCCCGGAAACTTACAAGGTGCCTTCCGCTTACTGTTATCGCTGTCATTATCGTACCACCCATCCAGGCTGTGGTATGCACTGTCTGGAAAATTTTGAACGGTTTTTTACGGCGGAAATTGATGCGGAGCATATTGCGGCTATGATTATTGAACCGGTGCAGGGCGAAGGTGGTTTTATTGTACCGCCGCCAGAATTTTTGCCAGGTCTTAAGGCGATTTGTGAAAGTAAAGGAATCTTGTTTATTGCTGATGAGGTACAAACAGGGTTTGGCCGTACTGGAAAAATGTTTGCCATTGAAAACTGGGGAGTGGAACCTGACATCATGACTACGGCAAAATCCATTGCTGCCGGTATGCCTCTCAGTGCTGTTACTGGAAAGGCTGAATACATGGATGCACCTGATGCTGGAAATATTGGCGGGACCTATGGCGGGAATCCTTTAGCCTGTGCGGCTGGTTTAGAAACCATAAAGTTTATTGAGGATAACAACCTCTGTAGCCGGGCTGCACAAATCGGCAGCACAGCGATGAAGAGACTGAAAGAATTGCAGGAAAGATGCACTGTTGTTGGTGATGTGAGAGGAATCGGTGCGATGATTGGGATTGAGCTGGTTAAAGATCGGCAAACGAAAGAACCAGCCAAGGAAATTACGAGTAAAGTTGTGAAATATTGCCTGGAGCAAGGGGTAATGTTAATCAGTGCTGGAATTTTTAGTAACGTAATTCGTTTGTTGATCCCTCTAGTGGTCACGGATGAACAGCTGGATCGTGGACTTACTGTTTTAGAGCAAAGTATCTTAAGGGCGGCGAAAGAAGGCTAG
- a CDS encoding aldehyde dehydrogenase family protein, which produces MKEYGLFINGEWKVTDEKIGVVSKATGSEVALISVAGEAEVKDAVDAAEKAFKTIHIEPYRRYEILMKASRILMEKQKQMAEFLVQEVGKPIKEAMAEVARAEQTLILSAEEAKRMTGEMVPLEGAPGCDNRWAFTMRIPVGVVCAITPFNFPLNLACHKIGPALAAGNAVVYKPATVTPLSAVLLCEIFAEAGLPDGYLNLLTGSGAKLGKLLTEEQRIGFYSFTGSPAVGKTLLQNAGFRRVALELGSNSANIVHHDADIKLTAGLCVKHAFANAGQVCISCQRVYVHRSAYKEFCDEAAIHTEKLVMGDPFDPATDIGPMISEAEAIRAEEWVNEAISQGARVLAGGKRRGTWFEPTILTDVQHGMNIVSMEAFAPVFSIVPYDEIEEAIDLVNASIYGLQAGVFTNSLAIARLCAMKIETGGVIFNDGATFRTDNMPYGGIKESGIGREGPQYAVKEMTEEKLIVFKF; this is translated from the coding sequence GTGAAAGAATATGGTTTATTTATTAATGGAGAATGGAAAGTAACAGATGAAAAGATTGGTGTCGTAAGTAAAGCAACAGGCAGTGAGGTTGCCTTGATTTCGGTAGCCGGTGAGGCAGAGGTAAAGGACGCGGTGGATGCTGCTGAAAAGGCATTTAAAACAATACATATAGAGCCATACCGGCGTTATGAAATATTAATGAAAGCTAGCCGGATTCTCATGGAAAAGCAGAAACAAATGGCAGAATTCCTTGTACAAGAAGTGGGAAAACCCATCAAAGAAGCAATGGCTGAAGTGGCGCGGGCAGAACAAACACTGATTCTGTCTGCTGAAGAAGCAAAGCGGATGACCGGTGAAATGGTGCCCTTGGAAGGAGCACCCGGCTGCGACAACCGCTGGGCTTTTACAATGCGGATTCCTGTAGGGGTTGTTTGTGCTATCACACCATTTAATTTTCCTCTTAATTTAGCCTGCCATAAGATCGGTCCCGCTCTCGCCGCTGGAAATGCAGTGGTATACAAACCAGCTACCGTGACTCCTTTATCGGCAGTGCTGTTATGCGAAATTTTTGCAGAAGCAGGGCTGCCTGATGGCTATCTCAATTTACTGACAGGGTCTGGCGCCAAACTCGGCAAACTGTTGACTGAAGAACAGCGAATTGGTTTTTACAGCTTCACCGGCAGCCCTGCTGTGGGGAAGACGTTGTTGCAAAACGCAGGGTTTCGCCGTGTAGCTCTTGAGTTAGGATCAAACTCGGCAAATATTGTCCATCACGATGCGGATATTAAACTGACGGCAGGATTGTGCGTTAAACATGCCTTTGCAAATGCAGGTCAGGTTTGCATATCCTGCCAGAGAGTGTATGTTCATCGCAGTGCCTATAAAGAATTCTGCGATGAGGCAGCAATACACACAGAAAAATTAGTTATGGGCGATCCATTTGATCCTGCTACGGACATTGGCCCCATGATCAGTGAAGCAGAAGCAATCAGAGCAGAAGAATGGGTAAATGAGGCGATCTCTCAAGGAGCCAGAGTACTGGCAGGCGGCAAACGCCGTGGGACTTGGTTTGAACCTACCATTTTAACCGATGTGCAGCATGGTATGAATATTGTCAGTATGGAAGCCTTTGCACCCGTTTTTTCCATTGTGCCTTATGATGAAATTGAGGAAGCCATTGATTTGGTGAATGCTTCTATATATGGACTGCAAGCAGGTGTATTTACCAATTCCTTAGCGATTGCCAGGCTGTGTGCTATGAAAATTGAGACTGGCGGGGTTATTTTCAATGATGGGGCGACCTTCAGGACGGATAACATGCCTTATGGCGGCATTAAGGAAAGCGGTATTGGTCGAGAAGGTCCGCAGTATGCGGTGAAAGAAATGACAGAAGAGAAATTAATCGTTTTTAAATTTTAG
- a CDS encoding PTS lactose/cellobiose transporter subunit IIA, with translation MDKEQFVFTIILHAGNARSYCFEALALARGGKHTEASARLDQAAQELKKAHSMQFDLLQAEANGEKQEMSLLLIHAQDHLMNASLAKDLIKELMSMIHDKQLSSAGMNIIE, from the coding sequence GTGGACAAAGAGCAATTTGTATTTACGATCATTTTACATGCAGGCAATGCGCGCAGTTATTGCTTTGAGGCTTTAGCGTTAGCTCGAGGGGGAAAACATACAGAGGCATCAGCGCGTCTTGATCAGGCTGCTCAGGAATTAAAAAAAGCACATAGTATGCAATTTGATTTATTGCAAGCCGAGGCAAATGGAGAAAAACAAGAAATGAGCTTATTATTAATTCATGCTCAGGACCATCTGATGAACGCATCCTTAGCAAAAGATTTAATAAAAGAGTTGATGAGTATGATCCATGACAAACAGCTTAGTTCTGCCGGAATGAATATAATAGAGTAG
- a CDS encoding PTS sugar transporter subunit IIB, producing MNILLVCASGMSTGLLVNKMRMEGEKRNLLNLNIFACSVDEIEKYISHYDVVLVAPQIRYKEKYIYALASSKDKGYAFIDGVHYGRVDGNKILDQAFNLMRN from the coding sequence ATGAATATTTTATTAGTATGTGCATCGGGCATGTCTACAGGTCTTTTAGTGAATAAAATGCGTATGGAGGGAGAAAAGCGAAATCTTCTAAACCTAAATATTTTTGCTTGCTCCGTTGATGAAATAGAAAAATATATCAGCCATTACGATGTTGTATTGGTTGCACCCCAAATTCGTTATAAAGAGAAGTATATTTATGCTTTAGCGAGTTCGAAAGATAAAGGGTATGCTTTTATTGACGGGGTACATTATGGTCGTGTGGACGGGAATAAAATTCTGGACCAAGCCTTTAATTTAATGAGGAATTAA
- a CDS encoding PTS sugar transporter subunit IIC: MERVIQFLERHLLPVVEVIAQQRHLQALRDGVVSTVPLLLIGSFFLICAFPPISFLAMLVDPYVSDLLTVVNATFGIMGLVASFSIAYALASSYAIDSLSSGLLSVSAFILASPFTKEGHIDSGLMGSKGLFVAMIIGLLVVEVQRFMIKKNIIIKMPEGVPLSVGRSFAVLLPGVVILVSIFIINVMLARIGGGSISEVINRAVTAPLLHLGGTLPAVLIAVFAIQLLWFFGIHGQALVGTGVMAPIWLAFTQQNAVAKIAGEAVPNIICQQFIDAFILIGGSGTTLALAVLLFTTVKSNQLKALGKMSILPGFFNINEPITFGMPIVMNPIMMIPFIMAPLLCVITTFVFMASGIVDKPYVLAPWTTPAFVSGFLVTGDWKGAALQVLNFFIAGIIYYPFLKIWDENKMKEEQEQMNA; encoded by the coding sequence TTGGAAAGAGTCATTCAATTTCTCGAAAGACATCTCCTTCCAGTTGTCGAAGTTATTGCCCAACAGCGGCATTTACAAGCCTTGCGGGATGGAGTTGTCTCCACCGTTCCTCTGTTATTGATAGGATCATTTTTTTTGATTTGCGCATTTCCGCCGATATCTTTCCTTGCCATGCTGGTAGATCCTTATGTTAGTGATTTACTGACAGTTGTGAATGCTACTTTTGGTATTATGGGATTGGTTGCCTCTTTTTCTATTGCTTATGCCTTGGCATCTTCTTATGCCATTGACTCCCTTTCTTCTGGATTACTGAGTGTTTCCGCATTTATTCTTGCTTCGCCTTTCACGAAAGAGGGCCATATCGATTCAGGATTAATGGGAAGCAAGGGATTATTTGTTGCCATGATTATCGGGCTTTTAGTTGTAGAAGTACAGCGTTTCATGATTAAAAAGAATATTATTATTAAAATGCCCGAAGGTGTTCCTCTCTCTGTAGGACGTTCTTTTGCAGTCTTACTGCCTGGCGTTGTGATTTTAGTCAGTATCTTTATCATCAATGTAATGTTAGCAAGAATAGGGGGAGGATCGATTTCGGAAGTGATCAATCGGGCGGTTACAGCCCCCCTCTTGCATCTTGGCGGTACACTGCCAGCTGTATTAATTGCTGTATTTGCCATTCAGCTGCTATGGTTTTTTGGTATTCATGGACAAGCTTTAGTGGGGACAGGGGTTATGGCTCCGATCTGGTTAGCCTTTACGCAGCAAAACGCGGTGGCAAAAATAGCCGGTGAAGCAGTTCCCAATATTATTTGCCAGCAGTTTATTGATGCTTTTATCTTAATTGGCGGCTCCGGCACAACCCTTGCATTAGCCGTGTTATTGTTTACTACCGTAAAATCCAATCAATTGAAAGCATTGGGCAAAATGTCTATTTTACCAGGCTTTTTCAATATTAATGAACCGATTACTTTTGGTATGCCCATCGTCATGAATCCTATCATGATGATTCCTTTTATTATGGCTCCGCTGCTTTGTGTCATTACAACGTTTGTCTTTATGGCCTCAGGAATTGTTGATAAGCCTTATGTGCTGGCGCCCTGGACGACTCCCGCTTTTGTCAGTGGTTTCTTAGTTACGGGAGACTGGAAAGGAGCTGCACTGCAAGTATTAAATTTTTTCATTGCCGGTATCATTTATTACCCTTTCCTAAAAATATGGGATGAAAATAAGATGAAAGAAGAACAAGAGCAAATGAATGCCTAG
- a CDS encoding sigma-54-dependent transcriptional regulator: MKRIESVLMVVKTLCEEQHRIDGMVSGVSTDQVAMELSILRPNASGDLNALVKAGKLEKLEGKPVLYKTLDSEASEEDAAEKSVLDAIIGADKSLKNAVKQAKAAVRYPPLGLHTLLLGETGVGKSMFAETIFRYAQDIGRLQDNAPFVAFNCADYAHNPQLLLAQLFGAKKGSYTGAERDRVGLVEKANGGILFLDEVHRLSPEGQEMLFYLIDKGLFRSMGEVEEYRKVEILIICATTENADSTLLRTFTRRIPMIIKLPVIRERTIGERWELIKTFFKQEVQCIHVPIRVSPNALKAFLLYDCPNNIGQLKSDIKLSCARAFLDYVGSKDENLKVSSEELPEYILKGFVKYKEHRDDLDILGLTEDIIFQVTDGKQINVKYKDTISIYEVLEQKIQNLRMKGMSEKNIQLIMGLDIDTYIKQYMAKFRKDNLEALYKIVDKKVVDITQKFLRYASNKVGKKFNDKILFGMSIHISSTLERIREGKEISNPNLAEIQKSYSKEFAAAMHFSILLKNSFDIQIPLDEIGFITMFIVLDEYVGKEYPGRVGVIVAMHGVSTATSMVEVANRLLGESHAVGYDMPLEKKTETALAEITQLVEDNNEGQGVIMLVDMGSLVMFGHMIYENTAIPIKTIEMASTPMVLEAARKSLMRVPLDDIYYAVTNLSPYIGRIYGNTSDFNNYFKDNVIVVACITGKGTAIKLKEIIEGLLLGKDRKIDIIPLEIASMNDFTAKIKKIKREKNLIAVVSSIKPQDSTVQYLSPKQLLEGKLDVVLAEIFPNVILEVPCASCSDESKSCDSADLESEMENVSNGLAAPFALDRLAFMKNVINEHTSLDGEEFMEVFALFYLELAKHNFIISEDASIGLILHLACAIEKLLSGEVIGSSNRCKRADQHKYEESHAIVEAALRPIEERLHVILPDNEYYNIVDLMHYM; this comes from the coding sequence ATGAAACGAATTGAAAGTGTATTGATGGTTGTAAAAACATTATGTGAAGAACAACATCGTATAGATGGAATGGTATCCGGTGTTTCTACTGATCAGGTAGCCATGGAGCTTAGTATTTTAAGACCAAATGCTTCTGGTGACTTGAATGCGTTGGTAAAAGCAGGGAAGTTAGAAAAACTGGAAGGTAAACCAGTGCTATATAAAACTCTGGATAGTGAAGCCAGTGAAGAGGATGCAGCGGAGAAATCGGTATTAGATGCTATTATTGGTGCGGATAAAAGTCTTAAGAATGCGGTTAAGCAAGCAAAAGCGGCAGTGAGATATCCGCCATTAGGGCTGCATACCTTACTATTGGGGGAGACTGGTGTTGGTAAATCCATGTTTGCCGAGACTATTTTTCGTTATGCCCAGGATATAGGACGGTTACAAGACAATGCTCCCTTCGTTGCTTTTAATTGCGCCGATTATGCTCATAATCCCCAATTGTTATTGGCGCAGCTATTCGGCGCAAAGAAGGGAAGCTATACAGGGGCAGAACGGGATCGGGTAGGTTTAGTAGAAAAAGCAAATGGCGGTATTTTATTTTTGGACGAGGTTCATCGATTGTCGCCAGAGGGCCAGGAAATGCTGTTCTATCTGATTGATAAAGGATTATTTCGCAGTATGGGAGAGGTTGAGGAGTATAGAAAGGTAGAAATACTCATTATCTGTGCGACCACAGAGAATGCGGATTCTACTTTGCTAAGGACCTTTACCCGGCGTATTCCCATGATTATTAAACTTCCAGTTATCAGGGAACGAACGATAGGAGAACGGTGGGAATTAATTAAAACCTTTTTTAAACAAGAGGTACAATGCATTCATGTTCCCATTCGGGTATCGCCAAATGCATTAAAAGCCTTTCTGCTATATGATTGCCCCAATAACATCGGACAATTAAAGAGTGATATTAAACTTAGCTGCGCCAGAGCGTTTTTAGATTATGTAGGAAGTAAGGATGAAAATTTGAAAGTCAGCAGTGAGGAACTGCCCGAATATATACTAAAAGGGTTTGTAAAATACAAGGAGCATCGGGATGACCTTGATATTCTTGGTTTAACAGAAGATATTATTTTTCAAGTTACAGATGGAAAGCAAATTAATGTCAAATATAAAGATACCATAAGTATTTATGAGGTGTTAGAGCAAAAAATTCAAAACCTTAGAATGAAAGGAATGAGTGAGAAAAATATCCAGCTGATTATGGGACTGGATATTGATACCTATATTAAGCAATATATGGCCAAATTTCGCAAAGACAATTTGGAAGCGTTATATAAAATTGTTGATAAAAAAGTAGTAGATATAACCCAGAAGTTTCTAAGGTATGCCAGTAATAAAGTCGGCAAAAAATTCAATGATAAAATTTTATTTGGTATGTCGATACATATCTCCAGTACACTGGAAAGAATTCGGGAAGGGAAAGAAATTTCAAATCCTAATCTCGCAGAAATCCAGAAATCCTATAGTAAAGAGTTTGCGGCTGCCATGCATTTTAGTATTTTATTAAAGAACAGCTTTGACATACAAATACCTCTTGACGAAATTGGCTTTATTACCATGTTTATTGTATTAGATGAATATGTGGGCAAAGAATATCCTGGCAGGGTTGGCGTGATTGTCGCCATGCATGGCGTTAGCACCGCTACTTCTATGGTGGAAGTTGCCAATCGGCTATTAGGGGAAAGCCATGCAGTGGGATATGACATGCCCTTAGAGAAAAAGACGGAAACAGCCTTGGCGGAAATTACGCAGCTGGTAGAGGACAACAATGAAGGACAAGGTGTCATCATGCTGGTTGACATGGGATCGTTAGTGATGTTTGGTCATATGATTTATGAAAATACAGCCATTCCCATAAAAACCATAGAGATGGCTAGTACGCCAATGGTGCTGGAAGCAGCACGGAAATCTTTAATGCGAGTTCCTTTAGATGACATCTATTATGCAGTAACCAATCTTAGCCCCTATATTGGGCGTATATACGGCAATACTTCGGATTTTAATAATTATTTTAAAGATAATGTGATTGTTGTAGCCTGTATTACAGGCAAAGGTACTGCTATTAAATTAAAGGAAATTATTGAAGGCTTACTATTGGGAAAAGACAGAAAAATCGATATTATTCCCCTGGAAATTGCCAGTATGAATGATTTCACTGCAAAAATAAAGAAAATAAAAAGAGAGAAAAACTTAATAGCAGTCGTAAGCAGCATTAAACCCCAGGACAGTACAGTGCAGTATCTTTCTCCCAAACAATTACTGGAAGGTAAGCTTGACGTTGTATTAGCAGAGATTTTCCCTAATGTGATACTAGAGGTTCCTTGTGCCAGCTGTTCTGATGAAAGCAAAAGCTGTGATTCTGCTGATTTGGAATCGGAGATGGAGAATGTTTCAAATGGCTTAGCAGCACCTTTTGCATTGGATCGGCTGGCCTTTATGAAAAACGTTATCAATGAACATACCAGCCTTGATGGCGAAGAGTTCATGGAAGTCTTTGCATTGTTTTATTTAGAACTGGCAAAACATAATTTCATCATTAGTGAAGATGCAAGTATTGGTTTGATTTTACATCTTGCCTGCGCAATTGAAAAATTATTGTCAGGGGAAGTGATTGGTTCTTCTAATCGCTGTAAAAGGGCAGATCAGCATAAATATGAGGAGAGCCACGCCATTGTAGAGGCAGCTTTGCGGCCAATTGAAGAACGGCTGCATGTTATATTGCCTGATAATGAATATTACAATATCGTGGATCTCATGCATTATATGTAG
- a CDS encoding PLP-dependent aminotransferase family protein — MKDIYQIITEDLEENIRLGRYKGREKLPSIRALSQTYHCSQSTVVKAYEIVKSKHLVYSVPQSGYYIVENLPRIEKMNTSVIDFSTGNPIIGDMQIPDLKHCLDRAVDSSNQYSIHRHLHGTDSLRSMIPKYLTDFQVFTRAKNIYINLGVQQALSILTQITFPNQKNVILIEQPTYGFCIRFLEHWGADVRGIRRSKQGVDLDELETLFKTEKIKFFYTVPRNHNPLGTAYGTRQRKAIAALADKYDVYIVEDDYCSDISLDHKYDPIYAYGDHFHHIYLKSFSKIIPWFRIGIVVLPTHLIPIFERHAMYSYYHSYFSASLVSQATLEIYIRNKLLEKYVTAIKKELAQRLECLASNLKKMEEYDVQYSGGESGFYAYLKLPHYINEGRFIADLQKHHVLVTPGNLYFLQNSYGEKGVRLSISRTNTHEIQHGFEIIYKRLAQYVRS; from the coding sequence ATGAAGGATATTTATCAAATTATCACAGAAGATCTGGAAGAAAATATAAGGTTGGGACGTTATAAGGGGAGAGAAAAATTGCCTTCTATTCGGGCTTTATCTCAAACCTATCACTGTAGTCAAAGTACAGTGGTGAAAGCCTATGAGATCGTAAAGAGTAAACATTTGGTTTACTCTGTGCCCCAAAGCGGCTACTATATTGTGGAAAATCTACCCAGAATTGAGAAAATGAACACTTCTGTCATTGATTTTTCAACAGGGAATCCTATTATCGGTGATATGCAGATACCCGACCTTAAGCATTGCCTTGATCGAGCAGTCGATAGCAGCAATCAGTATTCAATTCACCGTCATTTACATGGTACAGATTCTCTTCGCAGTATGATTCCCAAATATCTCACGGATTTTCAAGTCTTTACTAGGGCAAAGAATATCTATATCAACTTAGGAGTTCAGCAAGCATTAAGCATATTGACACAGATTACTTTTCCCAATCAGAAGAATGTGATTTTAATAGAGCAGCCGACCTATGGATTTTGTATTCGATTCTTAGAACATTGGGGAGCTGATGTGAGGGGGATTAGACGATCGAAACAGGGTGTTGATTTAGATGAACTTGAAACTCTTTTTAAGACGGAGAAAATAAAGTTTTTTTATACTGTACCCCGCAATCATAATCCATTAGGAACCGCATACGGTACCAGACAGAGAAAAGCGATTGCAGCCTTGGCTGATAAGTATGATGTGTATATTGTGGAAGATGACTACTGCAGCGATATTTCCTTAGATCATAAATACGATCCAATTTATGCTTACGGAGATCATTTTCACCATATTTATCTCAAAAGTTTTTCTAAGATTATTCCTTGGTTTCGCATTGGGATTGTAGTGCTTCCCACGCATTTAATTCCGATTTTTGAACGGCATGCAATGTATTCCTATTACCATTCGTATTTTTCAGCATCCCTGGTCTCTCAGGCAACGCTGGAAATCTACATACGTAATAAATTATTAGAAAAATATGTGACTGCCATCAAAAAAGAATTAGCACAGCGATTAGAATGTTTAGCAAGTAATCTGAAGAAAATGGAGGAATATGATGTACAATATAGTGGTGGTGAAAGTGGCTTTTATGCTTATCTAAAGTTACCCCATTATATTAACGAAGGGCGTTTTATTGCTGATTTACAGAAACATCATGTTCTTGTAACTCCAGGAAATTTATATTTTTTACAAAACTCTTATGGGGAAAAAGGCGTACGCTTAAGTATTTCCCGCACAAATACTCATGAGATTCAGCATGGTTTTGAGATTATTTATAAAAGGCTTGCACAATATGTAAGATCATAA
- a CDS encoding 6-phospho-beta-glucosidase yields MSGLKIVTIGGGSSYTPEIVEGFIRRYEELPVRELWLVDIEAGKEKLEIISNLAKRMVRKAGVPISIYTTLDRREALPNADFVTTQFRIGSLDARIKDERIPLRHGYIGQETNGAGGMFKALRTIPVMLEIDQDMAELCPDAWLINFTNPSGMVTEAVLRYGKTKKIIGLCNVPIGMEMGVAKLFDVDSNRIRIDFAGLNHMVFGLSAYLDGNDITKSVIDKIADGKMESTVKNIMNIDWVPEFAAGLSIIPCPYHRYYFKRQEMLEKELEEFSKGETRAEIVKNLENDLFQLYKDPALDSKPPQLEQRGGAYYSDAACRLISSIYNDKGDIQPVDTRNNGALAGISPDSVVEVSCVITKNGPRPLTMGELPIEINGLVQQIKSFERVVIDAAVTGDYNKALLAMTINPLVSSDTMAKVLLDEMLEAHQKDLPQFSSYFVSKG; encoded by the coding sequence ATGAGCGGATTAAAAATTGTGACTATTGGCGGTGGCTCCAGTTATACACCAGAGATTGTTGAAGGCTTTATTAGACGATATGAGGAATTGCCGGTTCGCGAGCTCTGGCTGGTGGATATTGAAGCTGGCAAGGAGAAATTAGAAATTATCAGTAATCTTGCCAAAAGAATGGTCAGGAAAGCCGGAGTACCGATTTCCATCTACACAACTTTGGACCGAAGAGAAGCGCTGCCGAATGCAGACTTTGTCACAACCCAGTTCCGAATAGGGTCGTTAGACGCCAGAATAAAAGATGAAAGAATTCCGTTGCGTCATGGTTATATCGGGCAGGAAACCAATGGTGCCGGCGGAATGTTCAAGGCACTGCGAACCATTCCTGTCATGCTGGAAATTGACCAGGACATGGCAGAACTGTGTCCTGATGCCTGGCTCATTAATTTTACGAATCCTTCCGGAATGGTAACAGAGGCAGTACTTCGCTATGGCAAAACAAAAAAAATTATTGGTTTATGCAATGTGCCTATCGGAATGGAAATGGGCGTGGCGAAACTCTTCGATGTTGACAGTAATCGAATCCGAATTGACTTTGCTGGTTTGAATCATATGGTATTTGGTTTGTCTGCCTATCTGGATGGCAATGACATTACGAAATCTGTCATTGACAAAATTGCTGACGGCAAAATGGAAAGTACGGTAAAAAACATTATGAACATTGATTGGGTTCCAGAATTTGCAGCTGGTTTATCGATAATCCCCTGCCCCTATCATCGATATTATTTCAAGCGGCAAGAAATGCTGGAGAAAGAATTAGAAGAATTTTCGAAAGGGGAGACGAGAGCCGAAATTGTAAAAAACCTGGAAAATGATCTTTTTCAGTTGTACAAAGATCCTGCATTAGACTCTAAGCCACCCCAGTTAGAACAACGTGGCGGAGCATATTACAGCGATGCTGCCTGCCGGTTAATCAGCTCAATCTACAACGACAAAGGTGATATCCAGCCAGTAGATACAAGGAACAATGGTGCTCTTGCCGGCATTTCTCCCGACTCTGTTGTCGAAGTAAGCTGTGTGATTACCAAGAATGGTCCCCGCCCGCTTACTATGGGTGAACTCCCTATTGAAATAAACGGACTGGTACAGCAAATTAAATCTTTTGAAAGAGTCGTAATTGATGCTGCCGTTACCGGTGACTACAATAAAGCCCTGCTGGCAATGACAATCAATCCTCTTGTCTCTTCTGACACAATGGCAAAAGTTTTATTAGATGAGATGCTGGAAGCCCATCAAAAGGATTTGCCCCAATTCTCATCGTATTTTGTCTCGAAAGGATAA
- a CDS encoding PTS lactose/cellobiose transporter subunit IIA: MEKEQVAFTIILHAGDARSHALEALKYAREKNFIAAEESIAQAKKQLIAAHQIQTELLQSEARGEKQEINLLLIHAQDHLMTAILAKDLIEEMILMFKE; this comes from the coding sequence ATGGAGAAGGAACAAGTCGCTTTTACAATTATATTGCATGCGGGCGATGCCCGCAGTCATGCCTTGGAAGCATTGAAATACGCACGGGAAAAGAATTTTATTGCAGCAGAGGAGAGTATTGCCCAGGCAAAGAAACAATTAATAGCAGCTCATCAGATTCAGACGGAGTTATTGCAGTCTGAAGCCCGGGGCGAAAAACAAGAAATAAACCTCTTGTTAATTCACGCTCAGGATCATTTAATGACGGCTATTTTGGCAAAAGATTTAATTGAAGAAATGATCTTAATGTTTAAAGAGTAG